A region of the Methylomagnum ishizawai genome:
GGTTCCGGCGGCAAATGGACGGTCAGTTCATGCCGCCGATCGTTGATCAGCGGTCGGCTGGTCTCGACGGCCCGCAGCATGAGGTCCGCCACGGCAAGCGGCTCCTTACGGAGTTCGATCTTGCCCCGTGTGATGCGGGAGATGTCCAGGAGGTCGTCCACCAGCCGGGTCATTTGCCCGGCTTGGCGATCGATGACATCGCGGCACCAAGCAAGCTGGGCATCCTTCAAGCCGGGTCGCCGGAGGATTTGGACGGCGTGGGTGATCGGCGCCAGGGGATTGCGGAGTTCGTGGGCCAGCATGGCGAGGAATACGTTCTTCTGGCTGTCGGCCTTGAGGAGGGCCGCTTCGGCCTGCTTGCGCTCGGTGATGTCGCTGATCATACCGACCCACTTGAGGATGCGGCCATCCTCGCTGCGGACCGGTGTGCCCGTCACGCTCGCCCACCGCCACACCCCGTCAACCCGCCGGAGGCGATACTCGGCGTTGTAAACAGCCCCGAGCCGTACCGCCGTCTGCCAACCCGACAAGGCCCGCTCGCGGTCCTCGGGGTGGATGGCATTGGCCCACCCTTCGTGCGACCATTCCTCCGGTGTCTGGCCGCTGAAGGACCGCCAACCCGAAACGTCGCCCATCAGTTCGCCCGCCGGATCGGTCTCCCACACGATTATCGCCATCGCCTCCACCAGGAGGCGGAACCGCTCTTCACTTTCGCGCAGCGCCTCCCCGTCCCGTTTGTGTTCGGTGATGTCGCGGGCGATCCTCGACATGCCCACCACCTGGCCCTGGCGGTCCTTGATGGGCGAGAGGGTCTCCGAAATATCGATCCGCCCACCGTCCTTGCGCATGAGCGTGGCCTCGAAATTGTCGATGCGCTCACCGCCCGCGATCCGCCCGGCGATTTCCGTCTCCATCGCGGCGAACTCCGGGGGACGGAGCATCAGCGCCGGGCGGCCCACCGCCTCCCCGGCGGGGTAGCCGAATATCCTCTCGGCGGCGGGATTCCAACTGGTGATGAACCCTTCCAAGGATTCCCCGATGATGGCGTCCCCGGAGGACTCGACGATGGCCGCCACCCGCGTACGCTCGGCCACCAAACCCCATTCCAGCATCTCGTTAGCCGCTTTCAAAGCCACCTCGGCGCGTTCCCGCTCGGCGATTTCCCGGTGCAGCCGCTCGTTCGCCTCGCGCAGTTCGGCGGGATTGGGCAAGCTCAGGATCCGT
Encoded here:
- a CDS encoding PAS domain-containing hybrid sensor histidine kinase/response regulator gives rise to the protein MDEVFRLLTPAGFMPHGYCLSWSPWLLWAFVVSDGLIFASYLSLPVALGYFARHRRDFPYVRVLWLFAIFILACGMTHLMGVVVLWKPLYWLDVLFKAFTALVSLLTAVVLWPLMPRILSLPNPAELREANERLHREIAERERAEVALKAANEMLEWGLVAERTRVAAIVESSGDAIIGESLEGFITSWNPAAERIFGYPAGEAVGRPALMLRPPEFAAMETEIAGRIAGGERIDNFEATLMRKDGGRIDISETLSPIKDRQGQVVGMSRIARDITEHKRDGEALRESEERFRLLVEAMAIIVWETDPAGELMGDVSGWRSFSGQTPEEWSHEGWANAIHPEDRERALSGWQTAVRLGAVYNAEYRLRRVDGVWRWASVTGTPVRSEDGRILKWVGMISDITERKQAEAALLKADSQKNVFLAMLAHELRNPLAPITHAVQILRRPGLKDAQLAWCRDVIDRQAGQMTRLVDDLLDISRITRGKIELRKEPLAVADLMLRAVETSRPLINDRRHELTVHLPPEPILIEGDRVRLIQVVSNLLNNAAKYTDTGGRIGLSVECDGAEVGIRVRDTGQGLDPRALPHVFDLFYQTDRTLDRPEGGLGIGLSLVKRLVDLHGGTVQAFSAGRGRGSEFVVRLPRLPDPPTVESVESVAVAMAPSSGLHILVVDDNRDAADSLALLLESDGHRVRAAYDGEEGLKMALAEPPQVVLLDIGLPGMDGYAVARTLRQSAELKGSWLIALTGYGQAEDREKSRAAGFDRHLVKPVDFEALQGALAEYRVRGS